The DNA region GACGTTCGCGGCCTTGGAACGCTACAACCCCGTGTACGCCTTCTCGAGCTGGTTGTTCAAGATCACCTCGAACCTCTGCATCGACCACATCCGCAAGCAACGCATGCGCTTGCTCTCCATCGACGAACCCCTGGAAGGCGCCGACGGCGGCATGCTGCGGGAGCTCACCGACCCGCGACGGCAGCCGGATCAGGCCTCGGAAGACAGCGAGCTGCGCGAAGCCATTCGCTGTGCGGTGGAGCGTTTGCCCGAGCACTACCGCATCGTTCTCGTCCTGCGGCACCAAGAACAGCTGTCCTACGAGGAGATCGCCGCCTCTCTGGACATTCCGCTCGGGACCGTGAAGGCCCGGATCCACCGCGCCCGGGAGGGCCTGAAGAGCTACCTGGCAGCGTACGCCCCCGCCATCGACTGACCCGCCGTTCCTCCGCGGGCGTGCCGGGCGCTCCCTGCGCCTCCCCGGCCGCAGCTCGTGCTGTCCGCTGCCCGCCCGTTGCCCCGCAACCCGCCCGCAGATCCCGGCGTATGTCGGTACGGAGGCGCTCGCCGCGCCGTCGCGTGGCGGCGCTGGCCGGACTGCGAAAAGCCATGGACTGCGCCCGCTACCTCACCCTCGTCGAGCCCGCACTCGACCCCGACGTCGACCCGGCGTTTTCTCCGGTCGAGAGAGAGGCGATGCAGGCGCACGACCGCTGGTGCACGCGGTGTCGCGATCGGTTCGAGGAGCACCGCACGGTCTTCGCGCTCCTCGAGACGATGCGTGAGCCGGCGCCGCGAGATCTGGCCGAGCGCGTGCTCGCTCGCCTGGCGGCGCTCGAAACCCACCGCCGTCGGCGCCAGGCTCTGGCGGGCGCGGCACTCTGGACCGTGTGCGGTCTGGGCGCGGCTGTGGTAGTCGGCGCCTTGGTCTGGAACCAGACGGCCGGCGTGCGGCTCCTCGAACCCCTCGGCCGTCTCGCCACCTGGTGGTACTCTTGGCTCCAGGATCTGGCGGAGGCGCTGGTGCGGTTGAACGCCACTTCCGTGGACGTCCCACCCGTTCTCCTGGC from Candidatus Krumholzibacteriia bacterium includes:
- a CDS encoding sigma-70 family RNA polymerase sigma factor — protein: TFAALERYNPVYAFSSWLFKITSNLCIDHIRKQRMRLLSIDEPLEGADGGMLRELTDPRRQPDQASEDSELREAIRCAVERLPEHYRIVLVLRHQEQLSYEEIAASLDIPLGTVKARIHRAREGLKSYLAAYAPAID